Within Cellulophaga sp. L1A9, the genomic segment TTTTGAATTACCCATTTTATAAAGCTTTCTTTAATTTCAAATATACATAATTTTCTTATGTATAAGATTCTTATGTATGTTATTTTACGCTTTTTCAGTTTTATATGGTTTCGCCTTTGCTTAATTTTACAGAAAATAAATATCCATGAGCGATTTTCATTCTTTAAAAGTTTCTAATATACAGCCCTTAACTGCGAGTTCTGTAGCCATTACTTTTGCTATTCCAGATGATTTAAAAGATACTTTTACTTTTAGTGCGGGTCAATACATTACTATTAGTAAAGAAATAAACGGTGTTGAAGTTAGAAGAGCTTATTCTATATCTTCTGTACCGGCATCAGGAAAAATAACTGTAGGTGTTAAAAAAATTACAGATGGTACCTTTTCGGTCTATGCTAATGATAAAATAAAAGTAGGTGATGTTTTGGAGGTAATGCCACCAGACGGTCGTTTTGTGTTTCAGCCAAGTAATGCTGCAAAGCATGTTGCAGCATTTGTTGCGGGAAGCGGAATTACACCAATTATGAGTATTGCAGAAACGGTATTAAAGAGCCATCTCAATAGTACCTTTGTTTTGGTATATGGAAACCAGAATGCAGACGAGGTTATGTTTTCTAAAGAAATAGAAGCATTGCAAAAACAGTATGCAAATCGTTTTTTCGTACAACATGTGTTTAGCAGAATAAACCAAGAGGGAGCTCTTTTTGGAAGAATTGAAGGTTCTACAGTAAATTATATCGTTAAAAATAAATTTAAGGACACTGCATTTGATGCTTTTTACCTTTGTGGACCAGAAGAAATGATCGATTTGGTTTCAAAAACATTACAAGCCGCAAATATTGCAAAAGATAAAATTCATTTTGAACTTTTTACGTCATCAGAAACCGTAGATACTATGGCTGAAAATTTAGACGGTGCTACTCAAGTAGAGGTGGTTGTAGATGATGAAACATTTACATTTTCAATGGATAAAAAAATGTTGGTGCTAGATGCTGTTTTAAAAGAAAACATAGATGCTCCTTATTCGTGTCAAGGCGGAGTTTGTAGTAGTTGTATTGCTAGAGTAACAGAAGGAAAGGCTGAAATGGTAAAGAATCAAATATTAACCGATGGAGAAATTGCAGAAGGTTTAATTCTTACCTGCCAAGCGCATCCGTTAACAGCAACATTGAAAGTAGATTTTGATGATGTATAGTTTTTGAGTTATAAAATTCTAATGAACAGGAATAGGAATGCTTGCATTTTATTCCTGTTTTTTTATGCTTTTGATAAGCCCTCAAATTGCCTACAAGCATGATCGTAACCTATAATATATGCCTTCTCTATGGCTTTGCGATCTAACATGCCAATATGTTCTAATTCTGATGATTCAAACAACAAATTACAGGATGCTAACTTTGCTTTTGAAGCGGCATAAATCATTAAACCCGTAACTCTACCTGTTAATTGATAGGAGTTTTTTAGATCTTTTTTTTCTAGCTTACTTACAATAGAAACATTACTCCCAATGATATAATCACATTTGTCATATAGCGGTTCTGCGGGAAAGTTATTCATGATTCCGCCATCAGCATATAATTGTCCATTTACTTCAATAGGACTAAATACTGGTGGTAATGCTGCGGATGCCAATAAAGGTCTAATTAACTGCCCTGTAGAGAAAAATTCTGCATTTCCATCTTGAATATTTGTCGCTACGATGTGCAATTCTTTCTCTAAAGACTCAAAAGTGTCTTCTGGGAAATAGGCTTTAAAAAAACGAATGTACTTATCTGTATCCATAAACCCTGCTTTTGCAATGGTTAAGAACTGATAATTAAATAAAGGAGTTGTTTTAAAAAAACTCAACATGTCATCGATAGAATTTCCATTGGCATATAATGCACCTACTAGTGCACCTACGCTACTTCCCGTAACAGATTTTGCTTCAATATCAAATTCTTTCATGGCTTTAATAAGCCCAATATGTGCCATGCCTCTAACACCTCCACCTGATAATACAAGTCCGATTGATTTATTATTCGACAATTCTTTGGTCATAAATAGCTATAATTTGAAAGCACTCCGTTCAAATTTACTATAAAATAGCCGTTAAAAGCTTAATTTTTTAGACCGTTTGGTTTGTAAAAAGTATAGTATTCCATTTATCTCAAACAAATAGGTGGTTCATCGATGAAATGCATGTACTCGGAGGAGTATATGTGTAGATGAGGATTTCAATAGAGCACCAAAACCAACTGGTCAGTCGGTTTTGGTATTCTATTACGAGTATGTTTATTTGACTAGTTTGAGAGCATTTTTTGGGCTTCCTTTAATAATGTAACCCTCTTTTCTAGGGGTATTTGCAAAGGTAATTGTGCTAGGCCAATGATTCTTCTTATGATCTCTACCGCTACAAATTTCTCACATAACTCATCATTTAAAGTGCAAGAATTTTTATAATGTCTTAAGGCTTTTTTAATTAACTCTTCTGGTTGATCTGCCATTTTTAAATGCGCAATGGTAACGCCAATTTCAAATTCAGGTATTCCAAAAAAGCAAAACTCAGGATCTATTATGCGTACTCCAGAGGCTCTTTTTAGCCAACTGCCAGGAAAGTAATCTCCATGTAATAATACATTGCCATCTGTTAAATAAAGTTTACCTAACGCTAAGACTTCTTTTTTTAATTTTTCATCTTGTTTTAAAAGATCTGCCTCTTGCTGTAGGCCAGGTACAATATCATCTAAATTAATTCCGTTTTCCTCTAAGTACGGATATTTAAAAATATGCTCATGGTTAACTCCCGCATTTTTTTATTTGCAATTCTCTGCGATGTCGTTTCTGAATTAATAGACGTATGTAGTTTTGCGATAAAATAGATAACCGTAAGTAAGTCTGCTTCAGAAATAACATTTCCTTCTTCATAAAGGTAGGAGTAGTCTAAACCTTTTCCTAAATCATCCATTAGCATAATGCTATTTTCTTGATCTAAGCCGATGAGGTTAGGCATCATTAATTTAAGTTGAGGTACGGTTCCTGCTAAGTTGTAAAACTCTGCTTCAAGTAATACTCGTTCTGAAGGTGCTGCTACTTGCGGGTACTTTTCTACATATTCCCGACTTTGTTTTATGATAAATGATCTTCTATTCGTGGTAATCCGCAGTGTAAAATTCATATTGCCATCTCCTGGCTTTTCGGCCGAAAGAATAGTTTCATCGTCATAAAGCCATTCTTTTGATTGAAGGTATGAACTTAGTTCTGCTATGGTCTTATTAAGTTTAATCACGTTACTTATTTTTATAACTAGCTATTAATTTTTGGTGGTAATCTGGAACCACATCAAAGCAATATTTTACTGGGGTTCCTTTGGTATCATCACAAAGAAGGTATTGTTTGAATATTTGCTTATCATTGTCTTTTAAGGTGTCATCAAGATGCAGTTCTAAACGTGCTAATAAAGGTTCAGAAACAATATCTTCTGGTGCAATAATATAATGACTTGCCAAAGCGTCAAATGGATTAAATCCTGTTGCGCCTTGTGTTTTCCATTGCTCTAACCAAGGTTGCGATGCTGTTGCTAGCCAGTTCATTGGAGTGTTAAAGGTTTTGAGCGTATCTAAATCTTGTTGCCCAATCCAAACTTTACTAGAAATCTCAAACGGACATAATACTACAGGAACTTCATGATCTAAAAGAATTTGAAATGCAGCATTGTCTAGATCAAAATTTAAATCTTTTGCCTTAACGCCCTTTGTTCCAATATTAAAGATATCATTTGGGGTTCTGCGACCCGCAACTAAAACTACTTCTATAATTTGCGATTTCAGTTCTGGATATTTCAACATTAAGAGACCAATATTTGTAGCAGGGCCTATGGCTAAAATGGTCATAGGTTCTTTTTTAAGAGCGCTTGCCAAAGCTTCTACAGCATCATTTGTTTTCACACTGTTGAGGTTAATGGGTTCTCCAGAACCTTTAAAAACAGAAATTTTCTGTTCCATAAACTCTTGGTTTATATAATTGCCTATGCTAAACGCATTATCAACACTGTTATTTCCAAAAACAGTACTCATGCCTTTTATCTCTACATGTTCGGCATATAATAGTTGTAATACAGCATAGCCATCATCAACATCAGAATAGCCTGGTCTATTAATGTTTTTCTTGCCAACTGCTAGATCAGCATCAATCCACACCATTTTTTTACCTTCAATTTTTTCTTCAATTATGGTAGCCGTTTGTGTTATTTTAGTTTGAATAACATCTTTCTTTTTTTCTGAATTACAAGCGCTAAACATTGTAATTACTAATAAAATACCGATTAGGTTAATTTTTTGTCTCATAAATTTATTCTTTTTCCCACCATCCTTTACTATTAATAGTATCTCCGCCAATTCTTTCAGATGCTTCTTGATAATTTGCATTGTTTGAAGCTTGTTCTGATTCTGGATATAAATACCGAACGGGATATTTTCCTTCGTTAAAATTATCAGGTCCTGCTTTTAAATTAGGAATACCCGTTCTGCGTACATTGAACCAAGCTTCGTGCCCTACCGAAATTAAACTTAACCACTTCTGAGCTAGTATCTTAGTAAGATCAGTGTCACTTCCGTCTAAAGCTATTTCAGACCTTGTCATATAATCTGCTGGTAAAACGGTATTGTAATAATCAAAGCTTGCTGCAATTGCATTTTCGTAATAGGTATTTGCATCTCCAGAGATAAAACCTTTAGCAACAGCTTCTGCCAAGGCAAATTGTGTTTCTGAATATTGCATGTATTGTGCATCTACACCATCTGGCTCATCGCGGAAAATACTTCCGAATAAGGAAATATTATTTAAATCTACACCACTACTTGCAATCGTATTTGTAGACTGCCCATTTACTAAACCATTGTATTCTGGGGTGGTATTGTTGCTAGTAGCAGGAGAAGCGCTGTAAAGCACCATCATACGCGGATCATTCCATGATTTTAAGATAGAATCTGCAGTAGCGGTCATGCGGTGTTCATTATACGTACCCGAAGAGGCGTTGAATAAAGGAAATTGGTTTGGCGCAGAACTCAAATAAGGTACCACGGCATTATCGGCATTTGACTGCATTAGGTTCCCAGAATCGGCTAAGGTCTGTAAGGCACTAAAATCTATACTCCTTTTGCTAATGCGCATTAGGTAGCGCACTTGTAAAGAGTTCGCAAATTTTATCCATTTAGTTAAATCGCCATTAAACAACACATCTCCTTCAATAGTAGCGTTGCTATTTTCTAAGGTAGCAACCGATTTTTGCAATACTGCAATAATCCCAATTTGTGGGTCTGTATAAATACTTTCTTGTGTATCGTATTTTGGTAAAAATGCACCATCTAAAGCACCTAAAGCCTCTGTATAGGGCACATCATTCCATAAATCTGTGAGTTGAGAGAATAAATAGCTTTTCATAATATCACCCACAGCGTTGTAGGCTTCATTAGAAGCTGTAGATGCTTTTATAGATTGAATGTCAGAAAGTAATCCGAAAATTGAATTCCAATACTCGCTATTAGAGCCCATTTCATAACGATCAATACGTTCAAATTCTATACTTGCCGAGAATTGAGCTAAATAATTAGACTGTCTAAACCCTTGTTCATAGGCATTTAAATCTGATGAAACAGATAGTACATTCGTCAATAAAAATTGCGGACTTACCGTTTCTGGATTATTATTGTTTTCGTTTATTTCATTAAAATCATCCGTACACGCCGTAAAAACGGTACTAGAAACCAGTAGTGCTAAAAGTAGCTTTATATAATTTTTCATTTTTCTTAAAATTCAGTTTTTAGACTAATACCAAAGCTTCTCGTAGACGGATATGAAAAATCTTCTACCCCGTAGGTAATACTTTGTTCTTGTAAGGCATTTAATTCTGGATCAAAATGAGGATTTTCAGTAAACAATAATAAATTACTCCCTACTAATCCTAGTTTTATTTTATTAAAACCAATAGCGCTAACCAATTGATCAGGGAAATTGTAGTAGATGCTTACCTGTCTTAATTTTACATAAGAAGCATCATACAAAGCACTGGCTTCATTACCACGATCAAAGAAAGTGTTGTTGTAATCTTGAGCAGAAACTACCGTAGTATTCGCTACATATTGTGGCGTATCTGCAGTACCTACGTTAACCACACCAGCACCAACAATACCGGTTTCTCTACCTTCAAGTGTTTCTTTTAAAACACCGGAAGTACTACCCAATGCTTTTGTTCTAGAAACAATAGTCCCGCCTTGTCTCCAATCAAATAAGAATGTGAAATCTAAATTTTTAAAAGAGAATTTATTGTTAAACCCAATTTGAAAATCGGCATTATAATTTCCTAATAAGCGTAGGTTAGGATCCTGAATAGGGAATCCGTTTGAATCGTGAACCACTTGGCCATCAACCTCAACAAAACCTGTTCCATACATATCACCAACACGACCATTTTCGCGAGCAATATAGAATACTGTATTAGAACCACCACCCCCAGAGAAGATGTTTGCTGTTCCGGTAACAAATTGGTCTACGCCTTCAGGAAGTTCTGTGACAATACTTTTAGAGGTAGAAAAATTGGCAGAACTTTGCCATTGGAAATCGGCATTCTTTATAATAGTTCCGCTTACCAATGCCTCAAAACCTCTAGTACGTACTTTACCACCATTTACATTAAAATTTCCAAACCCACTGGCTTGTGATATGGGTCTAGATATAATTTGGTCTACACTGGTATTCTGGTATCCCGCAAGATCTATTTGTAGGCGTCCATTTAAAAACCAAGCCTCTAAACCGGTTTCAAAAGCATTTAATCGCTCTGGTTTTAGGTTGGCATTTTTTAGAACATTTTCATTGGTTACCCTAAAATCTGCACCATAATTTTGATTCAATAGAAAGTTCTGATTGTTTTGATAGGGGTCTGTATCATTACCAACACTAGCAGCACTAAACCTTAAGTTTAAGAAAGTGATTGCTTCTGGCATGGTAAACATATTACTTACCACGTAACTGAACCCGGCAGAGTAATAACCAAAAGAGTTGCTATTTTCGGGCAGTGTACTACTCCAATCATTACGGTAGGTAAAATCAAAATACAGGGAGTTTTTATAGGATAGGTTTCCTGTTCCATAGATACTATTTATCCTTTTCGTAAATAAATTGCTCTCTGCAACTAAGGCAGATTTAGAATTTGCTAAGGTGTAGATATCAGGTATGGCTAATTGTGAGGCTTCGGTAAAACTGTATTTAATGTCCTGATCAAAACGGTTGGCACCAGCCGCAACAGTATACTTCCATTCATCATTGATAATATCCTTATAAGATAGTAAGATATCGGTATTCAATTCTCTAAAATAGACATTGTCTTCTCTAAACGAACCGTCAGGATTTGCATTGGTACTTACTGCACGTCTAAATTCTCTTTTATCATTATAGGTGTCGATACCTGCACGTACCGTCACATCAAGCTTATTCGTTATGTTATAAATTGCAGATGCGTTTCCTAAAAACCGGTTTTTATTAAAGCTATTGGTATTTTCAAAAACGGTTAAATACGGATTAGTCAACCAATTGTAATTAATATCAAAATGCTGAACATTGGTTTGGCCTGCTTGCCAATAGTCTTTTAATGACGCTACGTTTGCTTGCCTACCTGTCCAATTAAAACCATAAAGCGGATTTTCATATCCATAGCCTAAATTAGGACGATTGCCACTTCTAGTATTTATATAGTTTACAAATGCGTTAACATTAAGTTTATCACTTAAAATTTGATTTACACTGAGTGAAATACCATCTCTATCTAAATCCGTGTTAGGAATAATGCCTTCATTTCTAAGAGTACTGTAAGATAAACGGCTGCTCCCATTTTCTCCTGAAGAATTTACGGCGATGTTATTTTGTTTGGTTACTCCGGTTTCAAAAAAGTTACGCACGTTATCAGGATTAGATACCCAAGGTGTTGCGGTTATAGGTGTATAGGAGCCATCTGCAAAAGTTCTTGCGAGTACATCACCAGCACGCACGGGATTGCCGTTAATATCTGAGGATGGACTATCAAATTGATTGATTAAAAGCCCTTCGTTTAATTTTGGACCATAACTACTTAAGCCACCATCATTAACCCCAGCTCCAGCGCCATTCTGAAAAGAATATGCGCCATTAGAACCACCACCATATACATTTTGATAGTCAGGTAAGGTTAATAGTGTTTCAACCGTTAAAGAACTACTCGTTGTAACACCAAAGCCTTTTTTATTTTTTCCTCTTTTCGTGGTGATAACGACTACTCCGTTTGCTGCTCTTGCACCATATAATGCTGCAGAACCAGCACCTTTTAATATAGAGATAGAGGCGATATCATCAGGACTAATTTCAGATCCTCCATTACCAAAATCTACTTCCTGTAATGCTCCATTATTTACAAGGTTACTCGTAATTTGTTCATTACTGATAGGAACACCATCTACTACAAATAAGGGTTGGTTGCTACCACTTAAAGAGTTTTCTCCACGAATTACAATTCTTGAAGAAGAACCTACGCCCGATGAGCCATTGGTTATTTGTACCCCAGCAACTTGACCCGCAAGACTGTTTACTACGTTGGTTAAAGTAACATCTGTTAATTTTTCTGGAGCAACAGTTGTTACCGCCGACACTAAAGACTGCTTTTCTCTTTCTATACCTAAAGCAGTTACCACAATTTCATTTAATTGTTCAGTATCCGTTTCTAATATTATTTTCTGAGGAAAATTACCAGCGGTAATTGTAATTTTCTGACTCTTATAACCAATGGACGTAATGTTGATTACGAAATTAGCCGTTTCTGTTTTTAAGCTGAAACTACCGTCATCATCACTCGTGGTATAATTATTTGTTGTTGCCTGATTGATTGTTACAAAAGGTATTGGTAGATTATCAGTATCTACCACAATTGCCTTGTACGTATTTGTCTGTGCAAGTACGGTTAGTGCAAATAACTGGAATACAGCTATTAGTGCTATTTTCATAATAGTATTTTATAGTTTGGAAGAAATAGTTACATAAAGTAAACTGTCTAGTGTTTTACTAGATTAATTTTCTTAATGCTGATTTTAAATATTGGAAAACTATAAGGTAGGGGGGCCTCTTAAAAGAGAATTATGAAGTAGTATGTTTGATGTAAAATCTACTGTATTATTTTCATATTCCGTTTTAACTGAAGTTAAGTGAAATAAGATGTATAAAGCAATGGTTAATTTTGAATTGGTGTAAGCGAATTCTAAGGCATTTTTTTTAGAATCAATATCTTCCAGAGTTTCTAATACCGAGAATGAAAGTTCTTTTTGAATCGCAAAATCTTCTATTTCATTAGAAAGCTTACTAGTTAACCAAGAGAAATTGCTAAATGCCTTTTTATCAAAAGCTTTTTTAGTATACCCCAAAAGATATACGCCACCATCTTTTGAAGGACCAAATACTAGTTGCTGATGCGAAAGTGATTTAATCGCATTTGTAATATGATTGGAGGTAAGATTAGGAGTGTCGTTACCAATAGAGATAACATTTTCGTACCCTTGATCAAATAAAGACTGATACGCGTTGGAGTACCGTTCATGAAAGGTATTCCCTTTCTGCTGTGTTTCATCAATCCAAACAACATCAACACCACTATTTTTGGCGACTTTAAGAGTTTTCTTATTTAATAGTCTAAAAAATTCTTTGGAAACATTCTTTTTGTTGACCCCAAATAACGGTTTCCTCTCTGCTTCAATTGTAGCAGAAAGAGAAAAAACAAATAATACTGTTTTGTTGATATTTGGTGTCATTGTTCCGTTTGGTCGGTAAAAAATAGCCAACCTTAATTTTTTTGTAAATATTTTTGAAGTAAAAGTAGCTAACTTTTAAAACTATCTGTCGATGTAACTACGATAAAACCGACTAATGGGTTTGGTAATTATACTAAAATAGCCATTTATCTATAATTTTTGGTAGTATAACGTAATATTTACTCCATCTGCCTTCCTTTATTGAGATTATTGAGAGTACTTGATATCTTTGTAACAGACCCTACAGTCTGTTTACCCCAAAACCCAAATCGTATGGAAAAGAGTTTAAAACGCATGGCTACCGTGCATAAAATGCAAGTTACAGGGCTTGAGTTGTTCTATAAAAAAGGATATTACAATACAAGTGTAGATGAAATTTTAAAAGAACTTAGTCTTTCTAAAGGAGCATTCTACTATCACTTTAAGTCAAAAGAAGATTATTTTATTAGTATTCTACAACAATTGGTGGTGCGTAAAGTATACAGTATGCTCATTGAACCTATTGAAGGGCATAATAACCCTTTAGAATTAATTTCTTCTTGTTTGGATGAATCCTTACAAACTGCCGAACATAATGAGAACGACTATGGTTTTGTATTGAGTAATTTCATCACAGAATTTAACGGTAAGAATCCAGAAATTATGAAGTATTTAAATGATACTTTAAAAATTTGGGAAGTCAACTTAGTCTCTGCATTACAACGCGGAAAATTTAATGGGTATGTAGATCGTCATATTGACTGTGAGGGAGCCGCAAGTTATATTATATCTTCTTATATAGGAATTAGAACTATAATGGTAGAAGGGAGCCCTACTGCTTTAAGATACCGCTATATGCAACAAATGCGATTTTTCCTTAGAGCTATGGCGAACAAGCAAGCGGCTTAGTGTAAGATTTCTTCAATCTTTTTCAGTACCATTTCTGGTGTGATGCTCTCCATGACTTTACCATAACCAATAGGTACTTTATTGCCATAAATAGAAGTTGGTATTAAAGGATACTTGGCTATGTCTGAAAGTAAAGCATTTTTTTCTTTCTGTCTAAAAGGGTAGAATCCAGCATAAGGATGGGTTACGCCCCAAAGGGTTAATGTAGGCGTGCCAAACATTGCAGCTAGGTGAGCATTACCACTGTCCATAGCTACCATGATATCTAGCTGAGAAATTACAGCAAGTTCTTCTTCTAGCGCTATTTGGCCAGCCATGTTTATGGTATTGCTATAATTGTTTTCCCATTTAGAGAGTTCTTCTTTCTCTTTAGCACCTCCGCCAAAAAGAATAATTTTATACCTATTGGTATTATTTAATTCCGACACTATTTTTTCCATAGAAGCAAGCGGATACATTTTTCCGGGAAAAGCAGCGAAAGGTGCTATGCCAATCCAAGTCTTAGTTCCTTTACCTACAAGGTTTTGTGTGTTTTCATTGATGGATTCCTTTTTCAGAAGTTTCGATTCTTCTAAATTTAAGGGAAAACCTAATTTCTCAAACACATCTGCATACCGTTGATGGCTTGTTTTGAGTGCTATGAACTTTTTATTTTTTTTTGCTACTAAGGCTTTTTTTTCAGCTCTTCCTTTATCAATTTGAATAAAAGGGATTTTACTGGTTTTAAAGTATTGTCTAACAATATTAGTTCTTAGTACATTATGCAGATCTGCAATAGCATCTACCTTTAAGGCTTTTAATTCTTTTTGTAGACGGTACAAGCCAATCATACCTTTATGTCTTCCTTTTAAATCGGCTTCAATAATTGAAACGTTTTGTAATTGAGAAAACATCGGCTTAAAAAATGCCCTTGTTAGTAGGCTGATTTTAACATCCGGGTATTGCTCTTGAAAGGCTAGTAAAACAGGTACAGTCATCGCAACATCACCCATAGCAGATAATCGTATGACCAAAATATGTTTGGTAGGTGTCATAAGGGAAGCAGAATTTATTTTTTGCCGCGAAGAATAGGGTTCATTTCATCATCGTTATACATTTTCATCTGTTTGTAGACTTTCATGTATTTTTCACCATTTTCAATGTCCTTTAATAATTGATCAATAGCTGTAAATAAATCTTTTTTCTGTTCTAAAAGTATGTTGAGCTTAACACTACATTTTTCTAAATGTTCAGGAGAAGCGTCTGTTCTATGCGCTTCTTCGTTCATGTGGTAGATTTTCAAGGCTAATATTGACAAACGATCAATGGCCCAAGCTGGACTTTCTGTATTAATGGTGGCATTATCTTTAATTAAAACCGATTGGTGTTTATTTAAGAAGTAACTGTCAATATATTCCACAAGATCGGTTCTATCTTGATTGCTCGCATCAATCTTACGCTTTAAAACTAATGCAGCCTCTGGGTTTATGTTGGGATCACGGATAATATCTTCGTAATGCCATTGTACGGTATCAATCCAATTTTTTCGATAGAGTAGGTGCGAGATATCATCTTTGGGATACGGGTTTTCAAAAGATTGATACACATCATCCTTTACATGGTATTTGGCTATACTTTCTTCGAAGATTTTGAATGCAAATTCGCTAAACATAAATTACGCTTTCTTGCAAAGATACTATTTGACTTAAATAAACCGTATCATCAAGATGATAAAAGGGATAATAATACTCGCAATTAAAGCTATTTCTTTAATATTTGGTTTTTTTATGGTTTCAATATAATTGGACATAAAAACCGAAGCAGGAAAGAAGGTCATCAATATGGGAGATATCTCATGATTAGAATTGAGCAAGGTAATGATGAGGCCTATCAAGAAAAACACATTAATAAGACGTATAGTGTTAATTCTCCCTTGACCAGATTTACTTAGTTTTATAAATGTTATGACAATTAACACAAGTACTGCAAAAATATAAGTCACCAAGCGAATACTATGGCGCCATTCTAATAAATATTCAGATTTTGTGCTTACCGTAAATTTGTAATGATTCAGGATATATTCTGGCTGGTGAACTAAAATTAAAATAGCTGAAGAAATTAGAAAAACCGTAGCGACTCCAATGAGCGGTACAATCCAGTTTCTAATGTTTTTTGGGTTGTATAGGTATATAGTAATGTATACTAGAATTAAGAATAAGATGGCCCAGTCATAAAATAAACTTGCCAAAGCAATCCACATACTCGCATCAAAGATTTTAATTTTAATGGCTTGAAGTGATTTTATACTTAATAGCCTTCTTAAGGCTAAAAGCAGAAAAAAGGAGCAGACAATACTGTAGTTATCTAATAAAATTTCAGGAAAAACTAAAATTAAAAGGGTGAAAAATAAGATAGTATACGAATGATCTGATGTTATTTTATTACGTTTTACGATGAAGTTGATAATAAAAACCATAAATAGTAATACAGCCAAAACCCCTATTTGAGTAAAGATAGTAGTAGAATTATATGGGGTAGAATAAAGGATGAAAACGGTAAACCAATAGAATACAAACAGAAATGAAAGTATTAAGATATAATTTATTGGTTTTGTTTTTCCAAAAATGCTTGAAATCATCTTAGGTTTTTATATTTTTGCATGGTAAATATAATTAAGATGGAATCATTTTTTAGAGCGATTGAAGATTTATTTGTAAATGTATTGTTTATGCCTCTTGATGCATTGCG encodes:
- a CDS encoding glycosyltransferase family 9 protein; translation: MTPTKHILVIRLSAMGDVAMTVPVLLAFQEQYPDVKISLLTRAFFKPMFSQLQNVSIIEADLKGRHKGMIGLYRLQKELKALKVDAIADLHNVLRTNIVRQYFKTSKIPFIQIDKGRAEKKALVAKKNKKFIALKTSHQRYADVFEKLGFPLNLEESKLLKKESINENTQNLVGKGTKTWIGIAPFAAFPGKMYPLASMEKIVSELNNTNRYKIILFGGGAKEKEELSKWENNYSNTINMAGQIALEEELAVISQLDIMVAMDSGNAHLAAMFGTPTLTLWGVTHPYAGFYPFRQKEKNALLSDIAKYPLIPTSIYGNKVPIGYGKVMESITPEMVLKKIEEILH
- a CDS encoding SusC/RagA family TonB-linked outer membrane protein → MKIALIAVFQLFALTVLAQTNTYKAIVVDTDNLPIPFVTINQATTNNYTTSDDDGSFSLKTETANFVINITSIGYKSQKITITAGNFPQKIILETDTEQLNEIVVTALGIEREKQSLVSAVTTVAPEKLTDVTLTNVVNSLAGQVAGVQITNGSSGVGSSSRIVIRGENSLSGSNQPLFVVDGVPISNEQITSNLVNNGALQEVDFGNGGSEISPDDIASISILKGAGSAALYGARAANGVVVITTKRGKNKKGFGVTTSSSLTVETLLTLPDYQNVYGGGSNGAYSFQNGAGAGVNDGGLSSYGPKLNEGLLINQFDSPSSDINGNPVRAGDVLARTFADGSYTPITATPWVSNPDNVRNFFETGVTKQNNIAVNSSGENGSSRLSYSTLRNEGIIPNTDLDRDGISLSVNQILSDKLNVNAFVNYINTRSGNRPNLGYGYENPLYGFNWTGRQANVASLKDYWQAGQTNVQHFDINYNWLTNPYLTVFENTNSFNKNRFLGNASAIYNITNKLDVTVRAGIDTYNDKREFRRAVSTNANPDGSFREDNVYFRELNTDILLSYKDIINDEWKYTVAAGANRFDQDIKYSFTEASQLAIPDIYTLANSKSALVAESNLFTKRINSIYGTGNLSYKNSLYFDFTYRNDWSSTLPENSNSFGYYSAGFSYVVSNMFTMPEAITFLNLRFSAASVGNDTDPYQNNQNFLLNQNYGADFRVTNENVLKNANLKPERLNAFETGLEAWFLNGRLQIDLAGYQNTSVDQIISRPISQASGFGNFNVNGGKVRTRGFEALVSGTIIKNADFQWQSSANFSTSKSIVTELPEGVDQFVTGTANIFSGGGGSNTVFYIARENGRVGDMYGTGFVEVDGQVVHDSNGFPIQDPNLRLLGNYNADFQIGFNNKFSFKNLDFTFLFDWRQGGTIVSRTKALGSTSGVLKETLEGRETGIVGAGVVNVGTADTPQYVANTTVVSAQDYNNTFFDRGNEASALYDASYVKLRQVSIYYNFPDQLVSAIGFNKIKLGLVGSNLLLFTENPHFDPELNALQEQSITYGVEDFSYPSTRSFGISLKTEF
- a CDS encoding DUF6427 family protein — encoded protein: MISSIFGKTKPINYILILSFLFVFYWFTVFILYSTPYNSTTIFTQIGVLAVLLFMVFIINFIVKRNKITSDHSYTILFFTLLILVFPEILLDNYSIVCSFFLLLALRRLLSIKSLQAIKIKIFDASMWIALASLFYDWAILFLILVYITIYLYNPKNIRNWIVPLIGVATVFLISSAILILVHQPEYILNHYKFTVSTKSEYLLEWRHSIRLVTYIFAVLVLIVITFIKLSKSGQGRINTIRLINVFFLIGLIITLLNSNHEISPILMTFFPASVFMSNYIETIKKPNIKEIALIASIIIPFIILMIRFI
- a CDS encoding DUF2064 domain-containing protein translates to MAIFYRPNGTMTPNINKTVLFVFSLSATIEAERKPLFGVNKKNVSKEFFRLLNKKTLKVAKNSGVDVVWIDETQQKGNTFHERYSNAYQSLFDQGYENVISIGNDTPNLTSNHITNAIKSLSHQQLVFGPSKDGGVYLLGYTKKAFDKKAFSNFSWLTSKLSNEIEDFAIQKELSFSVLETLEDIDSKKNALEFAYTNSKLTIALYILFHLTSVKTEYENNTVDFTSNILLHNSLLRGPPTL
- a CDS encoding TetR/AcrR family transcriptional regulator: MEKSLKRMATVHKMQVTGLELFYKKGYYNTSVDEILKELSLSKGAFYYHFKSKEDYFISILQQLVVRKVYSMLIEPIEGHNNPLELISSCLDESLQTAEHNENDYGFVLSNFITEFNGKNPEIMKYLNDTLKIWEVNLVSALQRGKFNGYVDRHIDCEGAASYIISSYIGIRTIMVEGSPTALRYRYMQQMRFFLRAMANKQAA
- a CDS encoding DUF4254 domain-containing protein; its protein translation is MFSEFAFKIFEESIAKYHVKDDVYQSFENPYPKDDISHLLYRKNWIDTVQWHYEDIIRDPNINPEAALVLKRKIDASNQDRTDLVEYIDSYFLNKHQSVLIKDNATINTESPAWAIDRLSILALKIYHMNEEAHRTDASPEHLEKCSVKLNILLEQKKDLFTAIDQLLKDIENGEKYMKVYKQMKMYNDDEMNPILRGKK